The proteins below are encoded in one region of Parvicella tangerina:
- a CDS encoding T9SS type A sorting domain-containing protein, translating to MIRSLLIITFILPMMIQAQEEFSFELYFEDGLGNKDTLLLGYDQNATDSIDVAFGEVDIVGQSWGSVFEVRAGEAKSNWTNVNSAYESKKQIIDKTCLFDFDIFINMVAVNYPVVIKWDTTLFVNDSCRLASILSGVDYIQMDVFDSPSIYLSNRYQTFTDNADSLIIDPSQWNQSLNTYNNGSVNLSVLWLSFANPSEISSSINERKSLANVQVFPNPSPGVINLDFKEIETNEFLVSVFDLTGRTVYHTRLNDRNQLDLSHLENGTYTILFSKNEYCLNTQKVVIWK from the coding sequence ATGATAAGATCTCTTCTTATTATAACTTTCATTCTACCAATGATGATCCAAGCACAGGAAGAGTTTTCTTTTGAGCTTTATTTCGAAGATGGATTGGGAAATAAAGACACTTTATTGTTGGGGTATGATCAGAATGCAACGGATTCCATTGATGTTGCGTTTGGAGAGGTTGATATTGTAGGGCAAAGTTGGGGGAGTGTATTTGAAGTGAGGGCTGGAGAAGCAAAATCAAACTGGACAAATGTTAATTCTGCTTACGAATCAAAAAAGCAAATCATTGATAAAACATGCTTATTTGATTTTGACATTTTTATCAATATGGTAGCGGTAAATTATCCTGTAGTTATTAAATGGGATACTACTCTTTTTGTAAATGACTCCTGTAGATTGGCATCTATACTAAGTGGGGTTGATTATATACAAATGGATGTTTTTGATTCTCCTTCCATCTACCTATCTAATAGATACCAAACATTTACCGACAATGCTGACAGTCTAATTATAGATCCTTCGCAATGGAATCAAAGTTTGAATACGTATAATAATGGGAGTGTAAATCTTTCTGTGTTATGGCTTTCCTTCGCTAACCCTTCCGAAATTTCAAGTTCAATCAACGAAAGAAAATCATTGGCTAATGTTCAAGTATTCCCTAATCCAAGTCCGGGGGTTATCAATTTAGATTTTAAAGAGATTGAAACGAATGAATTTTTGGTCAGCGTATTTGATTTGACCGGTAGAACAGTTTATCATACAAGACTTAATGACAGAAACCAATTAGATCTTAGTCATTTGGAGAATGGCACTTATACTATTCTTTTTTCTAAAAATGAATATTGCCTAAATACTCAAAAGGTAGTCATTTGGAAGTGA
- a CDS encoding AAA family ATPase, which translates to MKISEFRIENFKNIKLAEGKNLPDFVVICGGNGSGKSSILEALLTLRNFLAGQVDKHQRFQFDVNMISSNSDMCTIEATFEFTDEEIGFINNKFDGKFTLPKSHSVCIALKKPDDPDLIINPDDIIDELTHKNSEFLVGIEGQNLAVSHILYDHKLGVSVFDYFSAIREVNKQNINNWQSSYLHRNQQRQVLIQERNKFQNIKQYLLGIKIDDLRRIQLAQKKGEDYSIDSLEPTREFFKRFFAPMEFIDIDMTRTPFQFVISTPQGNIDIDNLSSGEKEVLFTYVHFQKFKTRDSIILFDEPDAHLHPELERNYLIALKELSTGNQFFLTTHSPNMMAQTGSDSLFTIIKHPEDGVNQFQKVTDSEEKHELLSEIMGSKGFVSLNRKIVFIEGETSSIDIEIFEKFYPPNEFEISFIPAGDSSTVRNVADKVNKLLTTSIGYESFYSIIDGDYSRLSDDPTNGERLFQLSAYHIENVLLDIVIINQVLKDLKGSAYLLSSPHELEEKLKELVLCESHINTYAKAALDFEIARLNKEFQDKIFSSQSGVQIDYSVIKPSFDTIKEKVTEELKVSLMNDTWKRKCKGRDLLKALSNDQKIRYQDLKNLILAKMNKSNPPAELKLIMDKIIESN; encoded by the coding sequence ATGAAAATATCAGAATTCAGAATTGAAAATTTCAAAAACATCAAATTAGCCGAAGGAAAGAATCTTCCTGACTTTGTTGTTATATGTGGAGGTAATGGAAGTGGGAAAAGCTCTATTTTGGAAGCACTTCTAACGTTACGAAATTTTCTTGCAGGTCAAGTAGACAAGCATCAGAGGTTTCAGTTTGATGTAAATATGATTTCATCCAACTCCGATATGTGTACCATAGAAGCAACATTTGAATTCACGGATGAAGAAATTGGTTTTATCAATAATAAATTTGATGGTAAGTTTACTCTACCTAAATCTCATTCAGTTTGCATTGCTTTAAAAAAACCAGACGATCCTGATTTAATAATAAACCCTGATGACATAATTGACGAGCTTACTCATAAAAACAGTGAGTTCTTAGTAGGAATTGAAGGTCAAAACCTAGCCGTTTCTCACATTTTATATGACCATAAATTAGGAGTTAGTGTATTTGACTATTTCAGTGCAATCAGAGAAGTTAACAAACAGAATATAAATAACTGGCAATCCAGCTATTTACACAGAAACCAGCAGCGTCAAGTATTAATTCAAGAAAGAAACAAATTCCAAAATATAAAACAATATTTACTTGGAATCAAAATCGATGATCTCAGACGAATTCAATTAGCTCAAAAGAAAGGAGAAGATTATTCAATAGATTCATTAGAGCCTACAAGAGAGTTTTTTAAAAGGTTTTTTGCTCCAATGGAATTTATCGACATTGACATGACCAGAACCCCATTTCAATTCGTAATTTCAACACCACAAGGAAATATTGATATAGATAATCTTAGCTCTGGTGAAAAAGAAGTGCTCTTCACATATGTTCATTTTCAAAAATTCAAAACCCGTGATTCTATAATACTTTTTGATGAACCAGATGCTCATCTACACCCTGAATTAGAGCGAAACTATTTAATAGCTCTGAAGGAATTGAGTACAGGAAATCAATTCTTTTTGACAACTCATTCGCCAAATATGATGGCTCAAACTGGAAGTGATTCATTATTTACTATTATTAAACACCCAGAAGATGGAGTAAACCAATTTCAAAAAGTAACAGATAGTGAAGAAAAACACGAGTTGTTATCAGAAATTATGGGTTCTAAAGGCTTTGTTAGTCTCAATCGAAAAATAGTATTTATTGAAGGAGAGACATCTTCTATTGATATAGAAATTTTTGAAAAATTCTATCCTCCCAATGAATTTGAAATTAGTTTTATTCCTGCTGGAGATTCTTCCACTGTTCGAAATGTTGCTGACAAAGTAAATAAACTCCTAACGACAAGTATTGGATACGAAAGTTTCTACAGTATTATTGACGGAGATTACAGCAGACTTTCGGATGACCCCACAAATGGAGAAAGACTGTTTCAACTTTCAGCCTATCATATCGAAAATGTTTTACTCGATATCGTAATTATTAATCAGGTTTTAAAAGATCTTAAAGGATCAGCATATTTGCTTAGTTCACCTCATGAGTTAGAAGAAAAACTTAAAGAACTTGTATTGTGTGAAAGCCATATTAATACTTACGCAAAAGCTGCTTTGGATTTTGAAATAGCTAGATTAAACAAAGAGTTTCAGGATAAAATATTTTCTTCTCAATCTGGCGTTCAAATTGATTATTCCGTTATCAAGCCAAGTTTTGATACAATTAAAGAAAAAGTGACAGAAGAACTTAAAGTTTCATTGATGAATGATACTTGGAAGCGCAAATGTAAAGGTAGAGATTTGTTAAAGGCATTATCAAATGATCAAAAAATAAGATATCAAGACCTCAAAAATCTAATACTGGCAAAAATGAATAAAAGCAATCCACCTGCAGAGCTTAAATTAATTATGGATAAAATAATAGAATCCAATTAG